A region from the bacterium genome encodes:
- the murG gene encoding undecaprenyldiphospho-muramoylpentapeptide beta-N-acetylglucosaminyltransferase, producing MRRLLVTGGGTGGHIYPALALARGFLAAAAPGEARAALFVGSRRGLEARLVPAAGIPFRALPMRGFRGKGPLERLLFLPELLVSVARALALLREFQPDAVLATGSFASLPVLIAARLARRPIFLQEQNSVPGRVSALFARRARTVFIAYPEAARRLGAGARCQLTGNPLREELLALAGPRPARAPGAPPRLLAFGGSRGAHSLNAALRAGLPLLARECRFEALIQTGEAERAETAAALAALAPAVQVAAYLDDMPARLAAADWVLCRAGAMTLAEITLLGLPALLVPYPHAVDDHQTANARALAEAGAALLIPDAELDGPRLAAALAALWRDPARGAAMAAASAALGRPRATADILAALEKSLAGPGGGC from the coding sequence ATGCGCCGGCTGCTCGTCACGGGCGGCGGCACCGGCGGGCACATCTATCCGGCGCTCGCCCTGGCGCGGGGCTTCCTCGCCGCGGCGGCGCCGGGCGAGGCGCGGGCGGCGCTCTTCGTCGGCTCGCGGCGCGGCCTGGAGGCCCGCCTCGTGCCGGCGGCCGGCATTCCCTTCCGCGCGCTGCCGATGCGCGGCTTCCGCGGCAAGGGCCCGCTCGAGCGCCTGCTCTTCCTGCCGGAACTCCTGGTCTCGGTGGCGCGGGCGCTGGCGCTCCTGCGCGAGTTCCAGCCGGACGCCGTCCTCGCCACGGGCAGCTTCGCCAGCCTACCCGTGCTGATCGCCGCTCGCCTCGCCAGGCGGCCGATCTTCCTGCAGGAGCAGAACAGCGTGCCCGGCCGCGTCAGCGCGCTCTTTGCGCGGCGCGCGCGGACCGTCTTCATCGCCTATCCGGAAGCGGCGCGGCGGCTGGGGGCGGGCGCGCGCTGCCAGCTCACGGGCAATCCCTTGCGCGAGGAACTGCTCGCGCTGGCCGGGCCGCGGCCGGCGCGCGCGCCGGGCGCGCCGCCGCGGCTGCTCGCCTTCGGCGGCAGCCGCGGGGCGCACAGCCTGAACGCCGCGCTGCGCGCGGGCCTGCCTCTGCTCGCCCGCGAGTGCCGCTTCGAGGCCCTCATCCAGACGGGCGAGGCGGAGCGGGCCGAGACAGCGGCGGCGCTCGCCGCCCTCGCGCCGGCCGTCCAGGTCGCCGCCTACCTCGATGACATGCCGGCTCGCCTGGCCGCCGCCGACTGGGTGCTCTGCCGCGCCGGCGCCATGACGCTCGCCGAGATCACCCTGCTCGGTCTGCCGGCGCTGCTCGTGCCCTACCCGCACGCGGTCGACGACCACCAGACGGCCAACGCCCGCGCGCTCGCCGAGGCGGGGGCCGCGCTCCTCATTCCCGACGCCGAGCTCGACGGGCCGCGCCTGGCCGCCGCGCTCGCCGCGCTCTGGCGGGACCCGGCGCGGGGGGCGGCGATGGCGGCCGCGAGCGCTGCCCTCGGCCGCCCGCGGGCGACCGCGGACATCCTGGCCGCGCTGGAGAAAAGCCTTGCTGGCCCCGGGGGCGGGTGCTAA